The Arachis ipaensis cultivar K30076 chromosome B07, Araip1.1, whole genome shotgun sequence genome includes a window with the following:
- the LOC110265062 gene encoding uncharacterized protein LOC110265062 translates to MDKGWTSLPRHTEGYQHGVNSFLDFAFSRGRPQGQEILCPCSICNNFSWGRRDEVYDHLISKEFQKGYTVWVHHGERISHMDSESDESEVHEGFVDDIHGLLNGTFRHVLEGDKDADRPNEDAKKFYNLLEEGKQELYPGCKKFSTLSFVIRLYLLKTLNGWSNASFTALLELLKEAIPHLNIPDSFNKIKAMVKDLGLGYNKIHACPNDCVLFRDTYEDDKFCPIYGASRYIENVEVDIEVDKLKKKPVPAKVLRHFPLIPRLKKLFLCSKIAESLRWHDEHRSKDGKLRHPADGQSWKDFDRLHPDFAKESRNIRLGLASDGFNPFRTMSFSHSTWPVVLVAYNLPPWCCMKPEYVMMSLLIPGPCSPGKSIDVYLQPLIEELKVLWEVGVETYDTSKNQTF, encoded by the coding sequence ATGGACAAAGGGTGGACTAGTTTACCAAGACATACTGAGGGTTACCAACATGGTGTTAATTCATTTTTGGATTTTGCCTTTTCTAGAGGTAGACCACAAGGACAGGAAATTCTTTGTCCTTGTTCTATATGTAATAACTTTAGTTGGGGGCGAAGGGATGAAGTTTATGATCATTTAATAAGTAAGGAATTTCAAAAAGGTTACACTGTGTGGGTTCATCACGGCGAAAGGATAAGTCACATGGATAGTGAATCCGATGAGAGTGAAGTCCATGAAGGATTTGTCGACGACATTCATGGGCTGCTAAACGGGACGTTTCGGCATGTGCTTGAAGGAGATAAAGATGCTGATAGGCCAAACGAAGATGCAAAAAAGTTTTATAACTTGCTTGAAGAAGGAAAACAAGAGTTATATCCTGGCTGTAAAAAATTTTCGACATTATCATTCGTTATCCGATTGTATTTGTTGAAGACTCTTAATGGTTGGAGCAACGCATCCTTTACTGCTCTACTTGAATTACTAAAAGAAGCGATTCCTCATTTGAATATTCCTGATTCTTTCAATAAAATCAAGGCCATGGTAAAAGATTTAGGACTTGGTTATAATAAAATTCATGCTTGTCCCAACGATTGTGTTCTGTTCCGGGATACATATGAAGATGATAAATTTTGTCCAATTTATGGAGCTTCTAGGTACATAGAAAATGTTGAGGTAGATATAGAAGTTGATAAGTTGAAGAAAAAACCTGTGCCTGCAAAGGTTTTGAGGCATTTTCCCTTGATTCCAAGGCTTAAGAAGCTGTTCCTGTGTTCCAAAATAGCTGAATCATTAAGGTGGCACGATGAACATCGTTCAAAGGATGGAAAGTTAAGACACCCAGCTGATGGCCAATCATGGAAAGACTTTGACAGGCTTCATCCCGATTTTGCTAAAGAATCTCGTAACATAAGATTAGGGCTAGCTAGCGATGGATTTAATCCATTTAGAACCATGAGCTTCTCCCATAGTACATGGCCGGTAGTTTTGGTTGCATACAATCTTCCTCCATGGTGTTGCATGAAACCAGAGTATGTCATGATGTCCTTGCTCATCCCTGGACCATGTTCGCCTGGAAAAAGCATTGATGTGTATCTTCAGCCATTAATTGAAGAGTTGAAGGTTTTATGGGAAGTTGGAGTGGAAACATATGATACTTCAAAGAATCAAACTTTTTAA